A genome region from Hymenobacter tibetensis includes the following:
- a CDS encoding TonB-dependent receptor: protein MKAKSFMRLRLPSCVVFFASTTLLFPSMAAAQTPAAVSGTVQEASGKPVAFATLTLHRASDSVVVKSDFSDDNGGFRLAPVAAGRYLVLASQVGFVRRWSAPFEVATTAVQLPTLTLQASGATNLKEVTVVGQKPMFERLADRTIVNVEGSTLAAGASSLEVLGRSPGVTVDGNDNLALKGRQGVMVLIDGKRQPMTGSELADYLRALPADQVKSIELITNPPAKYEAQGSAGIIAINLKKDQRQGTNGTINASYGLGKYGNGKYITGFSVNHRQKQVNTFGSYSYADRENFGALTINRNFFSYPNEQKQFEGSTLQENFSHSLGRSHTWKAGLDYNLGENTVVGGTVNGQQYTTVMDGTNDSEQLDAASSPQSLYRSTNDQLFRTSNVAGNLNFRHTFATDSAGARELTADADYARYERKRLQQLNTLYFLPKDSVDILDGNQQGTLTIQSVKADYTHPFSKQLRLEAGGKASWVHSDNDVLFRIPGTDGSALIRDSRRSNIFIYDENINAGYVNLNYTLPGWTLQGGLRGEQTNVTGRPENPDEGFYRNYFQFFPSAAAKRKFSDNHETSLSLSRRIDRPSYGQLNPFRSYIDATTYGAGNPNLRPQTSYNFELTHTYKQKYSLGLSYSVTSDPIIGTVQPADDSTRAVVSTSQNLGKQQYVALTLNAPLEIAKWWTMNNNVVLYYNHFTGSLAGTDLNAGKAAYNVNSTSTFPLGKGWTIDLTGSYQSPEVYGFFRLRPQGQVTAGIQKSVWDRKGTFKLNVTDIFYTGVTRATSNYNNYVERFYQRGDSRVATFSFSYRFGNEKVAPTRRRQGGAEDEKRRAG, encoded by the coding sequence ATGAAAGCTAAATCCTTCATGCGGCTACGGCTGCCCTCTTGTGTCGTTTTTTTCGCTTCCACGACGCTGCTTTTCCCGTCTATGGCTGCTGCGCAAACCCCGGCTGCGGTAAGCGGCACTGTGCAAGAAGCATCCGGCAAACCCGTTGCATTCGCTACCCTCACCCTGCACCGCGCCTCTGATTCAGTGGTTGTGAAGTCCGACTTCAGCGACGATAATGGCGGGTTTCGGTTGGCTCCCGTGGCTGCCGGCCGGTACTTGGTTCTCGCTTCGCAGGTAGGGTTTGTGCGTCGCTGGAGCGCGCCGTTTGAAGTAGCTACCACCGCCGTGCAGCTTCCTACGCTCACGCTACAGGCCAGCGGCGCTACCAACCTAAAGGAAGTGACCGTGGTAGGCCAGAAGCCGATGTTCGAGCGTCTCGCTGACCGCACAATTGTGAACGTAGAAGGCAGCACCTTGGCAGCCGGTGCCAGCTCGCTGGAAGTGCTGGGCCGCTCACCAGGCGTAACCGTGGATGGCAACGATAATCTAGCTCTGAAAGGCCGGCAGGGCGTCATGGTGCTTATTGACGGCAAACGCCAACCCATGACCGGCTCTGAGCTAGCCGACTACCTGCGCGCCCTGCCCGCCGACCAAGTGAAAAGCATCGAGCTGATAACCAATCCGCCCGCCAAGTACGAGGCGCAAGGCAGTGCGGGCATCATTGCCATCAACCTCAAAAAAGACCAGCGCCAGGGCACCAATGGCACCATCAACGCGAGCTATGGCCTCGGCAAATATGGCAATGGCAAATACATCACTGGCTTTTCAGTCAACCACCGCCAGAAGCAGGTGAATACGTTCGGGAGCTACTCCTATGCCGACCGGGAGAACTTTGGGGCCCTGACCATCAACCGCAACTTCTTCAGCTATCCTAATGAGCAGAAACAGTTTGAAGGCAGCACGCTACAAGAGAACTTCAGCCACAGCCTCGGCCGCTCGCACACCTGGAAAGCTGGCCTCGACTACAACCTGGGCGAGAATACCGTGGTAGGTGGCACCGTCAACGGCCAGCAATACACAACCGTGATGGACGGCACCAACGATTCCGAACAGTTGGATGCGGCCAGCAGCCCCCAGAGCCTCTACCGCTCCACCAACGACCAGCTCTTCCGTACGTCCAATGTGGCGGGCAACCTCAACTTCCGCCACACCTTTGCTACTGACTCGGCAGGTGCCCGGGAGCTAACGGCCGACGCTGACTATGCCCGCTACGAACGGAAGCGCCTGCAACAGCTTAACACACTATATTTCCTTCCCAAAGACTCCGTAGACATACTTGATGGTAATCAGCAGGGCACGCTTACCATCCAATCGGTGAAGGCCGACTACACGCACCCGTTCAGCAAGCAACTGCGCTTGGAAGCAGGCGGCAAAGCAAGCTGGGTACACTCCGACAATGACGTGCTGTTTCGGATTCCGGGCACCGATGGTAGTGCGCTGATACGCGACTCACGCCGTTCCAACATCTTCATCTATGACGAAAACATTAACGCGGGCTACGTCAACCTGAACTACACCTTACCAGGCTGGACGCTGCAAGGGGGCCTGCGCGGCGAGCAAACCAACGTAACCGGCCGCCCCGAAAACCCCGACGAGGGCTTCTACCGCAACTACTTTCAGTTCTTCCCCAGCGCGGCCGCCAAACGTAAGTTCTCAGACAACCATGAGACTTCGCTGTCGTTGAGCCGGCGGATTGACCGGCCTTCTTATGGGCAACTGAACCCCTTCCGCTCCTATATTGATGCCACCACGTACGGCGCGGGCAACCCCAACTTACGCCCGCAAACCAGCTACAACTTCGAGCTAACACACACCTACAAGCAGAAATACAGCTTGGGCCTGAGTTACAGCGTCACCTCCGACCCCATCATCGGCACGGTGCAGCCCGCCGACGACAGCACCCGCGCCGTGGTATCAACCAGCCAGAACCTAGGCAAGCAGCAGTACGTGGCTCTTACGCTGAACGCTCCGCTGGAAATTGCGAAGTGGTGGACCATGAACAACAACGTAGTGCTCTACTACAACCACTTCACCGGCAGCCTAGCCGGCACCGACTTGAATGCCGGCAAGGCCGCCTATAACGTAAACTCCACCAGCACGTTTCCCCTCGGCAAAGGCTGGACGATTGACCTGACGGGCAGCTACCAGTCGCCGGAGGTGTACGGGTTCTTCCGGCTGCGTCCGCAGGGGCAGGTAACCGCGGGCATTCAGAAGTCGGTGTGGGACCGGAAAGGTACCTTCAAGCTCAACGTTACCGACATTTTCTACACCGGCGTGACGCGCGCTACGTCCAATTATAACAACTACGTTGAGCGTTTCTACCAGCGTGGAGATTCTCGCGTGGCTACCTTCTCTTTCTCTTACCGCTTCGGCAACGAGAAAGTAGCACCTACCCGCCGCCGCCAAGGCGGCGCCGAAGATGAGAAACGCCGAGCTGGCTAG
- a CDS encoding MarR family winged helix-turn-helix transcriptional regulator produces MLSSIIFYSLDKAIRQYRKLAQANIDRAGIAITIDQWLVLRVIQEHDDLTQTDIAERVFKDQASVARMISLLLKAGLLAAEPLPHDGRRSRLRVSEAGLRTLDAVQPVVLNNRQLALEGLTEEDLAVLRPMLERIYNNCLVASQPTSAATPAAPLELPQ; encoded by the coding sequence ATGCTCTCCTCTATCATCTTCTATTCGCTTGATAAAGCAATCCGCCAATACCGTAAGCTGGCGCAGGCCAACATCGACCGGGCGGGCATTGCTATTACCATCGATCAGTGGCTGGTGCTGCGCGTGATTCAGGAGCACGACGACCTCACCCAAACCGACATAGCCGAGCGGGTTTTCAAAGACCAAGCCTCCGTAGCGCGCATGATTAGTCTCTTGCTGAAAGCTGGTTTGCTGGCCGCCGAGCCACTCCCCCACGATGGCCGCCGGTCCCGGCTTCGAGTGTCCGAGGCTGGCTTGCGCACGCTGGATGCCGTGCAGCCCGTGGTGCTCAATAATCGGCAGCTCGCGCTAGAGGGCCTTACCGAAGAAGATCTGGCGGTGTTGCGCCCCATGCTTGAACGGATTTACAACAACTGTCTGGTCGCCTCTCAACCCACTAGCGCCGCTACACCAGCGGCGCCCCTAGAACTACCCCAGTAG
- a CDS encoding M1 family metallopeptidase: MKPPVTLTGVLILAAALRSFGQQLPIPLNLQATYAKGTRAATGAPGPKYWQNSAEYDINVSFDPATRKVAGTVDIAYQNASPDSLRQLQFKLYPNLYQKGAPRASRMSPEDIGEGVQIEALSLAGQAQDVRKLTIQATNMPVKLPKALAPGGSLKVRVAYSYILNKGSHMRTGEVEPGADFVAYFFPRVAVYDDIDGWNTIEYNGSQEFYNDFCTFRAAITVPRNFVVWATGDLKNANQVLAPKFVKRLQTAEQQDGITSIIGSDDLKRQDVTTANPQNTWRFEAHDVTDFVFATADHYVWQASSVVVDAATKRRTRVDAVYNPKHKDFEEVVAFNRKTVEAMSYTFPKWPFPYSHETVFDGLDQMEYPMMVNDNPVETRDDAITLTDHEVFHTMFPFYMGTNETKYGWMDEGWATIGEWLISPLIQPGFVDEYGVEPYARGAAQEFDVPITTLSTLQSGTAFFLNSYPKPALGYLYVKDLLGEELFTKALHTYIQNWHGKHPMPFDFFNSMNTGAGQNLNWFWQRWFFEDGYPDLAITSVTKASAGYDVVVTAKGSKPVPVDLTVTFADGKTEKIHRTIAVWQAGNTSVTVPVATKQAIRKVALGSTYVPDKHKADNSWEGK, encoded by the coding sequence ATGAAACCACCTGTCACCCTAACGGGAGTGCTGATACTGGCTGCTGCGCTGCGCAGCTTCGGCCAACAGCTTCCGATTCCGCTTAACCTCCAAGCCACCTACGCCAAAGGCACCCGCGCCGCCACTGGCGCACCGGGGCCGAAATACTGGCAAAATTCCGCCGAGTACGACATCAACGTCAGCTTCGACCCTGCTACGCGCAAGGTGGCCGGCACCGTGGATATTGCGTATCAGAATGCCAGCCCCGACTCGCTTCGGCAGCTGCAGTTCAAGCTCTACCCGAACCTGTACCAGAAAGGCGCACCGCGGGCCAGCCGCATGAGCCCCGAAGACATTGGTGAGGGCGTACAGATCGAGGCCTTGAGTTTGGCTGGCCAAGCGCAGGACGTGCGTAAGCTTACCATTCAGGCCACCAACATGCCCGTGAAGCTCCCGAAAGCACTGGCGCCCGGTGGCAGCCTAAAGGTGCGCGTGGCTTACTCGTACATTCTCAACAAAGGCTCTCACATGCGCACCGGCGAAGTGGAGCCCGGCGCCGATTTCGTGGCCTATTTCTTTCCGCGCGTTGCGGTGTATGATGATATTGATGGCTGGAATACCATTGAATACAACGGCTCGCAGGAGTTCTACAACGACTTCTGCACCTTCCGAGCCGCCATTACGGTGCCCCGCAACTTTGTGGTATGGGCCACTGGCGACCTGAAAAATGCCAACCAGGTACTAGCGCCAAAATTTGTGAAGCGCCTCCAAACTGCCGAGCAGCAAGATGGCATCACCTCTATCATCGGCTCCGATGACCTGAAGCGCCAAGACGTTACCACAGCAAACCCGCAAAACACCTGGCGCTTCGAAGCTCATGATGTAACGGATTTTGTGTTTGCCACCGCCGACCATTACGTGTGGCAGGCCAGCAGCGTGGTGGTAGATGCCGCCACCAAGCGCCGTACCCGCGTGGATGCGGTCTACAATCCCAAACACAAAGACTTCGAGGAGGTGGTGGCATTCAACCGCAAAACCGTGGAGGCCATGAGTTATACGTTCCCGAAGTGGCCCTTCCCCTACTCCCACGAAACCGTTTTCGATGGCCTCGACCAGATGGAATACCCCATGATGGTGAACGATAACCCCGTGGAAACGCGGGACGATGCCATTACCCTCACCGACCACGAGGTGTTTCATACCATGTTTCCGTTCTACATGGGTACCAACGAAACCAAGTACGGCTGGATGGATGAAGGATGGGCGACCATTGGGGAGTGGCTAATTTCGCCCTTGATTCAGCCCGGCTTCGTAGACGAGTATGGCGTTGAACCTTACGCTCGTGGCGCGGCACAAGAGTTTGATGTGCCCATCACCACGCTCAGCACGCTGCAAAGCGGCACCGCCTTTTTCCTGAACTCCTACCCCAAACCGGCGCTCGGTTACCTCTACGTGAAGGATTTGCTCGGGGAAGAGCTGTTCACGAAAGCGCTCCACACCTACATTCAGAACTGGCACGGCAAGCACCCCATGCCTTTCGACTTCTTTAATTCCATGAATACGGGGGCCGGTCAAAATCTGAACTGGTTCTGGCAGCGCTGGTTTTTCGAGGACGGCTACCCCGACTTAGCCATAACCAGCGTCACGAAAGCCAGCGCTGGCTATGATGTGGTGGTAACCGCTAAAGGCAGCAAACCAGTACCCGTTGATTTGACCGTGACGTTTGCTGACGGCAAAACAGAAAAGATTCATCGCACAATTGCGGTTTGGCAAGCCGGCAATACCTCCGTAACGGTACCCGTTGCCACCAAGCAGGCCATCCGGAAAGTTGCACTAGGCAGCACCTACGTACCCGACAAGCACAAAGCAGACAACAGCTGGGAAGGAAAATAA
- a CDS encoding metallophosphoesterase, which translates to MYDIIGDIHGHASELQQLLTKLGYTLQQGIYRHPTRQVIFVGDFVDRGPHIRETLHLVRGMVDGGTALAVMGNHEYNAICFHEHHPQGGHLRPHIPRNIFQHLRTLEEFNSREGWEQWQDYIRWFKTLPLFLELPGLRVVHACWDPRHIQYLRKQLPDARLTDDFLLRSTQRGTPEYRAVEDTLKGKEVDLPVGTSFHDKDGNARTKMRTRWWRNPQGSTYQEYFLEPIEALNSLPVDQTALTDVWHYQDDIPVFFGHYWLRGTPQILNVHAVCLDYSVAKGGELVAYRWNGEQELTAAGLFSA; encoded by the coding sequence ATGTACGACATCATTGGCGACATTCATGGCCACGCTTCGGAATTGCAACAACTGCTTACGAAACTTGGCTACACGCTACAACAGGGCATATACCGGCATCCGACACGGCAGGTAATCTTTGTCGGGGATTTTGTGGACCGGGGGCCACATATCCGGGAAACCCTGCACTTGGTGCGCGGCATGGTGGATGGCGGTACGGCCTTGGCAGTAATGGGCAATCACGAATACAACGCCATCTGCTTTCACGAACACCACCCGCAGGGTGGGCATTTGAGGCCCCACATTCCGCGCAATATCTTTCAGCATCTGCGCACGCTGGAAGAGTTCAACAGTCGGGAAGGCTGGGAGCAATGGCAAGACTACATCCGGTGGTTTAAGACGCTGCCGCTGTTTTTGGAGTTGCCGGGCCTGCGCGTAGTACATGCCTGCTGGGACCCGCGCCACATTCAATACCTGCGCAAACAACTCCCGGATGCCCGCCTCACCGACGACTTTCTGCTGCGGAGCACCCAACGCGGTACGCCCGAGTACCGCGCAGTCGAAGATACCCTCAAAGGCAAAGAAGTGGACTTACCGGTTGGCACGTCCTTCCACGACAAAGACGGCAACGCTCGTACCAAGATGCGCACCCGCTGGTGGCGCAACCCGCAAGGCAGCACCTACCAAGAGTATTTCTTGGAGCCTATTGAAGCCCTCAACTCGCTGCCCGTTGACCAAACTGCTTTGACCGATGTTTGGCATTACCAGGACGACATACCGGTATTCTTCGGTCACTACTGGCTACGCGGCACGCCCCAGATTCTAAACGTTCACGCCGTCTGCCTCGACTACAGCGTCGCAAAAGGCGGCGAGCTGGTAGCTTACCGGTGGAATGGTGAGCAGGAGCTGACCGCCGCTGGGCTGTTCAGTGCGTAA
- a CDS encoding Smr/MutS family protein — MNVGDRVRLLTGREQGIITRLLSDDLVEVAIDNDFTIPVLRREVVVIAADEQKAFGTSSQGPVAPRDVAKAAKAAKSAKAAQPAVQRPVTAPTGSTAEQPAPPKAIVPQPAPKGLYLALSHQSPELLSVHVINNTDTDVLFTYGEERREQYRGLTSDKLAPKTVSAALGHFHLKDFDQWPALVVQLLPHQVNGTAAYELITKRTQFRASSFYTSRREAPVLKQDAYLFQLDEKPAAPVAIAPDKLADTLKAQLTGNAPAKPAAVAPAPEPAKAIVPPPHEVDLHLEALQPEGAHELSNTAILKMQLEAFEDTLSRALATNMHEIVFIHGSGSGTLRKEIHKLLSRNKDIKFFEDSRKEKFGYGATLVRLK, encoded by the coding sequence ATGAATGTAGGAGACCGAGTACGCCTGCTCACCGGCCGCGAGCAAGGCATTATCACCCGCCTGCTCAGTGACGACCTAGTAGAAGTGGCCATTGACAATGACTTTACCATTCCTGTGCTGCGCCGCGAGGTAGTGGTAATAGCAGCAGACGAGCAGAAAGCTTTCGGCACTTCCTCCCAAGGTCCGGTTGCTCCGCGCGACGTAGCAAAAGCGGCAAAGGCTGCTAAATCGGCCAAAGCCGCTCAGCCAGCCGTGCAGCGCCCCGTTACTGCCCCGACGGGCAGCACTGCCGAACAACCTGCCCCACCTAAGGCCATTGTACCACAGCCTGCCCCTAAAGGCCTGTACCTGGCGCTGAGCCACCAGTCGCCAGAATTGCTGTCGGTGCACGTCATCAACAACACCGACACCGACGTGCTGTTCACCTACGGCGAAGAACGTCGTGAGCAGTACCGCGGCTTAACGTCGGACAAGCTAGCGCCCAAAACCGTGAGTGCCGCCCTAGGACATTTTCACCTCAAAGACTTCGACCAGTGGCCCGCGTTGGTTGTGCAGTTGTTGCCCCACCAGGTGAACGGCACCGCTGCCTACGAGCTGATTACCAAGCGCACGCAGTTCCGAGCTAGCAGCTTCTATACCAGCCGCCGGGAGGCCCCCGTACTCAAGCAGGATGCCTATCTCTTTCAGCTCGATGAAAAGCCTGCTGCCCCGGTAGCCATTGCGCCCGACAAGCTAGCGGACACGCTGAAAGCCCAGCTTACCGGCAACGCCCCCGCTAAGCCAGCCGCAGTAGCCCCTGCCCCTGAACCAGCCAAAGCCATTGTGCCTCCTCCTCACGAAGTTGATCTGCACTTGGAAGCCTTGCAGCCAGAAGGAGCCCACGAGCTTTCCAACACGGCTATCCTAAAGATGCAGTTGGAAGCCTTCGAGGACACCCTGAGCCGGGCCTTGGCTACCAACATGCACGAAATCGTCTTTATTCACGGGTCCGGCAGCGGCACGCTTCGTAAGGAAATCCATAAGCTGCTGAGCCGCAATAAGGACATCAAGTTCTTCGAAGACTCCCGCAAGGAGAAGTTCGGCTATGGGGCCACGTTGGTTCGGCTGAAGTAG
- a CDS encoding PA14 domain-containing protein produces the protein MKQNHTAHSSLRRISNLIFSKARGFKLLLLLTALSATPAYSQNMWLGMEFTVGNSPMQVTELGRIYVQGNSRPHTLKLVEANSGNDVASGSVVINMAGGANEQFRYAALPNPVTLAANTKYYLVSEETNGGDYWHDSNTTIGTAAAATCNGPVSGIGRDFNTESGKPNYSYAPLDFKYTGGSTTALRDADNPVNAIPGLAYSYYEGMWDRVPNFGSINAVKTGYVPSFALTPRNRYDHFAFRYTGFVYVPADGMYTFSTTSDDGSVLMIGDRMVVNNDGAHGRIEVSGTIGLKAGNHAITVGYFDGTGQDVLDVTYAGPGLVKQIIPATALYWAASSTSTQPVVTLRNADNPSNVTNGVNYAYYEGNWNNVPTFSSLNAVKTGSVPSFVVSPRNRNDEFGFRYTGYIDVPTDGTYTFYTSSDDGSMLMIGETVVVDNNGIHGERENSGSIGLKAGKHAITVDYFDRGGQELLNVSYNGPGIGKQVIPTSALYRSATMGLAGLRDADNPTNVVSGLDYAYYEGAWSNVPDFNSLSAVKTGTISAFAVTPRNRNDDFAFKYTGYIDVPADGTYTFYTTSDDGSVLIIGDRVVVNNDGLHSEAEQSGSIGLKAGKHAISVGFFERTGQQVLNVSYTGPGLGKQVVPASALYRSTSGNRTATATATAAPTALPLSAYPNPSVDGRPTITWQAKQAQDVTLRIFNKQGTLVSLLSQSVPAGESTFKLPTTLTTGTYYLRATVDGEPQNFTLVVE, from the coding sequence ATGAAACAAAATCATACCGCGCACAGCTCTCTTCGCCGGATTTCAAATCTTATCTTCTCTAAAGCACGTGGGTTCAAACTGCTGCTTTTACTGACGGCCCTCTCCGCAACTCCTGCTTACAGCCAAAACATGTGGTTGGGTATGGAGTTCACCGTAGGAAACAGCCCGATGCAGGTAACAGAGCTGGGCAGAATTTATGTGCAAGGAAACAGCAGACCCCATACGCTGAAACTGGTAGAAGCCAACAGCGGTAACGATGTAGCTTCAGGCTCGGTTGTCATCAACATGGCAGGGGGAGCAAACGAGCAGTTTAGATACGCAGCTCTCCCCAATCCGGTTACGCTTGCTGCCAACACCAAGTACTATTTAGTAAGCGAGGAAACCAATGGCGGCGACTATTGGCACGATTCCAACACTACCATCGGAACCGCTGCTGCTGCTACGTGCAACGGTCCCGTTTCGGGTATTGGCCGGGATTTCAACACCGAGTCTGGCAAACCAAACTACAGCTACGCACCCCTGGATTTCAAGTACACCGGTGGCTCCACAACGGCCCTGCGCGATGCTGATAACCCAGTGAATGCCATACCTGGACTGGCTTACTCTTACTACGAAGGTATGTGGGACCGGGTGCCTAACTTCGGCTCCATCAACGCCGTGAAGACTGGCTACGTGCCGTCATTTGCACTCACGCCGCGCAACCGCTACGACCATTTCGCTTTCCGTTACACTGGCTTCGTTTACGTGCCTGCCGACGGTATGTACACCTTCTCTACTACCTCCGACGACGGCTCTGTGCTGATGATCGGCGACAGAATGGTAGTCAACAACGATGGTGCGCACGGCCGCATCGAGGTGTCGGGTACCATTGGCTTGAAAGCCGGTAACCACGCCATTACGGTTGGCTACTTCGATGGCACCGGACAGGACGTACTGGATGTAACCTACGCGGGTCCTGGCTTGGTGAAGCAGATTATTCCTGCTACTGCTTTGTATTGGGCCGCCAGCTCTACATCTACCCAACCAGTTGTGACTCTGCGCAACGCCGACAACCCCTCCAACGTCACGAACGGCGTAAACTACGCGTACTACGAAGGCAACTGGAACAACGTTCCTACCTTCAGCTCGCTGAACGCCGTGAAAACCGGTTCTGTCCCATCTTTTGTGGTTAGCCCCCGCAACCGCAACGACGAATTTGGTTTCCGCTACACTGGCTACATCGACGTGCCCACCGATGGTACCTACACCTTCTACACCTCTTCCGACGACGGTTCGATGCTTATGATCGGCGAGACAGTAGTGGTTGACAACAACGGAATACACGGAGAGCGGGAGAACTCTGGTTCCATCGGCTTGAAAGCAGGCAAACACGCCATTACGGTTGACTACTTCGACCGCGGCGGCCAGGAACTCTTGAATGTGAGCTACAACGGCCCCGGCATAGGCAAGCAAGTTATTCCTACTTCCGCTCTGTACCGGTCTGCAACCATGGGATTGGCAGGCCTGCGTGATGCCGACAACCCAACGAATGTAGTGAGCGGACTAGACTATGCCTACTACGAGGGTGCTTGGAGCAATGTGCCTGATTTCAACTCGCTGAGCGCCGTGAAAACCGGTACTATCTCGGCCTTCGCCGTTACGCCACGTAACCGCAACGACGATTTTGCCTTCAAGTACACCGGCTACATTGACGTACCCGCCGACGGTACCTACACCTTCTACACCACCTCCGACGATGGCTCCGTGCTCATAATTGGCGACAGAGTAGTGGTTAACAACGACGGCCTGCACTCTGAGGCAGAGCAGTCAGGCTCCATTGGCTTGAAAGCAGGTAAGCACGCTATTTCGGTTGGCTTCTTTGAAAGAACCGGTCAGCAGGTGTTGAACGTGAGCTACACTGGCCCCGGCCTCGGCAAGCAGGTTGTTCCGGCCTCGGCTCTGTACCGCTCCACTTCCGGCAACCGGACTGCAACAGCCACCGCTACTGCTGCTCCAACGGCTTTGCCTCTCTCGGCTTACCCCAACCCAAGCGTAGATGGCCGTCCTACCATCACGTGGCAGGCCAAGCAGGCGCAAGACGTGACATTGCGCATCTTCAACAAGCAGGGTACGCTGGTGAGCTTGCTCAGCCAGTCAGTGCCAGCAGGAGAGTCTACCTTCAAGCTGCCGACTACCCTCACCACCGGTACGTACTATCTGCGGGCTACCGTTGATGGCGAACCACAAAACTTCACCCTGGTGGTAGAGTAA
- a CDS encoding YfiM family protein, translating into MSFHSLLLRCAFPTRLRTQRGVGVGLLGVLLAFPGLAQHPDTAATVRPTGPPLATAPPPDSTSQLNRRLPLLAGGLAVSYAGLAYALSEGWYTGEKTSFHWFNDLPEWKQLDKVGHFWGAFHESRGAVDMLRWAGVPDRRALWYGGFVGFLLQSPIELLDGQDPAYGASATDLAANFLGSVGLIGQQLAWNEVRIMPKYSFHTTPYAARRPNVLGRSLAEQHLKDYNGQTYWLCADVGAWLPATSRWPRWLQPAIGYGAQQMVFNDPAANAAAGLQAYRQYYLSWDIDLRRIPTRSKLLRRVFYVASIFHLPAPALEWNKRQGFVVRGLYY; encoded by the coding sequence GTGTCCTTCCACTCTTTGCTATTACGTTGTGCCTTTCCTACCCGTCTGCGTACGCAGCGCGGCGTAGGTGTGGGGCTGCTTGGCGTACTACTGGCGTTTCCGGGCCTTGCCCAACACCCCGACACCGCAGCAACCGTTCGGCCTACTGGCCCACCACTTGCCACTGCTCCGCCCCCTGATTCTACGTCGCAGCTAAACCGGCGCCTGCCCCTGCTAGCGGGTGGGCTGGCTGTTTCTTACGCGGGCCTTGCCTACGCGCTAAGTGAAGGGTGGTACACGGGCGAAAAAACCAGCTTCCACTGGTTCAATGACCTGCCCGAATGGAAGCAACTCGACAAAGTAGGGCATTTCTGGGGCGCCTTCCACGAGAGCCGAGGCGCCGTAGACATGCTGCGTTGGGCCGGCGTGCCCGACCGGCGGGCCCTCTGGTACGGTGGGTTCGTAGGATTCTTGCTGCAAAGCCCCATCGAGCTGCTCGACGGCCAGGACCCCGCCTACGGTGCATCCGCCACCGACCTAGCCGCCAACTTCCTGGGCTCAGTTGGCCTGATTGGGCAGCAGCTGGCTTGGAACGAGGTGCGCATCATGCCCAAGTACTCGTTTCATACAACCCCCTATGCCGCCCGTCGTCCTAATGTGTTGGGCAGAAGCCTAGCAGAGCAGCACCTCAAAGACTACAACGGCCAGACCTATTGGCTCTGCGCCGACGTGGGCGCCTGGTTGCCGGCCACCTCGCGCTGGCCCCGTTGGTTGCAGCCAGCAATTGGCTACGGAGCCCAGCAAATGGTGTTCAATGACCCCGCTGCCAATGCCGCGGCGGGGCTGCAGGCGTATCGCCAGTACTACTTGAGCTGGGATATAGACTTGCGGCGCATTCCAACCCGCAGCAAACTACTGCGCCGGGTGTTCTACGTGGCCAGTATTTTCCATTTGCCCGCGCCTGCGCTGGAATGGAACAAGCGCCAGGGGTTTGTTGTGCGTGGGCTTTATTACTAG